A section of the Deltaproteobacteria bacterium genome encodes:
- a CDS encoding SDR family oxidoreductase — protein sequence MSQTSLPLAGRNAVIFAATGEISQAVAASLGRLGARLFLSARNEGRLELAAKRLEKALGRTVAADIVDAADTASVEGYLRKIERLIPRFDITFNGIGLSPVDAGYGLPSTELKFDQFTGTLRAIAGSQFLTSSLVARRMTTDGGVIILITSSLSRHSIPHMAGITAASDAVEGLARVLTAEYAPRGIRVVCARLDSIGETRTIQLTMAANAVTAGIPVAEYAERIRKLQVSGRPLTLENAGQAIAFLATEAASAFTGRVVDIGYP from the coding sequence ATGAGTCAGACAAGTTTACCACTCGCTGGACGGAACGCAGTCATCTTTGCTGCAACCGGAGAGATTTCGCAAGCAGTTGCCGCTTCGCTCGGAAGACTGGGTGCGCGGCTATTCCTTTCAGCGAGGAATGAGGGGCGACTTGAGCTAGCGGCAAAACGGCTGGAAAAGGCTCTCGGCCGGACTGTAGCGGCAGATATCGTAGATGCGGCTGACACGGCTTCCGTTGAAGGATACCTGCGAAAGATCGAGCGGCTCATCCCGCGTTTTGATATTACCTTTAACGGCATTGGGCTTTCCCCGGTGGATGCCGGATACGGGCTTCCCTCGACGGAGCTGAAATTCGACCAATTCACCGGAACCCTGAGAGCAATCGCCGGGTCGCAGTTTCTGACCTCAAGTCTCGTAGCCCGGCGGATGACGACAGATGGCGGCGTCATCATTCTGATCACATCCTCTCTATCGCGCCATTCCATCCCGCATATGGCCGGAATCACAGCAGCCAGCGACGCAGTCGAAGGTCTGGCACGAGTATTGACGGCCGAATATGCCCCGCGCGGCATTCGGGTGGTTTGTGCCCGTCTGGACTCGATCGGCGAAACCCGGACGATTCAGCTCACCATGGCGGCCAATGCCGTCACGGCGGGAATACCGGTCGCTGAATACGCCGAGCGGATCCGGAAGCTCCAGGTCTCGGGACGCCCGTTGACACTCGAAAACGCAGGTCAGGCCATCGCTTTTCTCGCAACCGAAGCTGCCTCTGCTTTCACCGGCCGAGTGGTAGATATCGGATACCCATGA
- a CDS encoding SUMF1/EgtB/PvdO family nonheme iron enzyme, whose product MAQNDMMFLLKAGWKPPHGLCDMSGNVWERWLTGQRFGKIGGNKIIKGGTYRCDQDSKTLKLTYQGGGRNEFAVDVVGFRCAK is encoded by the coding sequence GTGGCGCAAAACGACATGATGTTTTTGCTCAAAGCCGGATGGAAACCGCCGCATGGCCTGTGCGACATGTCCGGCAATGTGTGGGAGCGGTGGTTGACTGGGCAGAGATTCGGGAAGATCGGAGGCAATAAAATTATCAAAGGTGGGACGTATCGTTGCGATCAGGATTCAAAGACATTGAAACTGACATACCAGGGTGGGGGAAGAAACGAGTTCGCCGTAGATGTTGTCGGCTTTCGATGTGCGAAATAG
- a CDS encoding DNA cytosine methyltransferase, with amino-acid sequence MVKMKPRAADFYRINPPGVCSRRNRLTAVDLFAGAGGISLGLMNSGFDVLFASDISGPCMATHTLNLPNIKFQQTDIRSLSGAKILRQTGLGRGELDLLIGGPPCQGFSILGQRVLEDPRNRLFQEFVRIVGELKPRVAVIENVPGLATLSKGVLLSRIGAAFGRLGYRVECAELLAAQYGVPQMRWRMFFVAWRSDFGPRTAGFPVPTHGRLGIGDLVPNRKITDVQSKGFLSIWDAISDLPPIESGEVGTIYTNKPKSPYQVAMRANCKRAELHNHYAPKLSPINLQRIQTLQPGQDWRDLPRELLPPGMQRALRKDHTRRFRRMKWDGIARAIITRFRDPKSGEYIHPDQTRTISIREAARIQSFPDWFVFEGNYTDQYDQIGNAVPPLLARAVGTEIQQALAAASVERIVPKSRYKIPA; translated from the coding sequence ATGGTCAAGATGAAGCCACGAGCAGCAGATTTCTACCGAATTAATCCGCCCGGCGTTTGTTCTCGCCGAAATAGATTAACTGCCGTCGATCTTTTTGCAGGCGCAGGCGGCATCTCGCTTGGGTTGATGAATTCTGGGTTCGATGTGCTTTTCGCGTCTGATATTTCCGGTCCGTGTATGGCGACGCATACGCTAAATCTTCCGAATATTAAATTCCAGCAAACCGATATCAGGTCTCTATCAGGCGCGAAAATATTGCGTCAGACTGGTTTAGGTCGGGGCGAGCTGGACCTATTGATTGGTGGGCCACCGTGCCAAGGTTTTAGTATCCTCGGACAACGTGTCCTTGAAGATCCTCGTAACCGCCTGTTTCAAGAGTTTGTTCGCATTGTTGGCGAACTGAAGCCCCGCGTCGCCGTGATCGAAAATGTCCCGGGCCTCGCTACCCTGAGCAAAGGTGTGCTTTTGAGTAGAATCGGGGCAGCCTTCGGAAGATTGGGTTATCGTGTGGAATGCGCGGAGCTTTTAGCTGCCCAATATGGTGTTCCCCAGATGCGTTGGAGAATGTTTTTCGTCGCATGGCGGTCAGATTTCGGCCCGCGAACTGCGGGTTTCCCCGTCCCAACTCATGGGCGATTGGGAATTGGTGATCTAGTCCCAAATCGAAAGATTACAGACGTCCAATCCAAAGGCTTCCTGTCAATTTGGGATGCAATTAGTGATCTTCCGCCAATTGAGAGCGGCGAAGTCGGAACGATATATACGAATAAACCCAAATCGCCGTATCAAGTAGCCATGCGAGCAAACTGCAAACGCGCCGAATTGCACAATCACTATGCTCCAAAATTGTCACCCATAAATCTCCAGAGAATTCAGACGCTCCAACCCGGCCAAGACTGGCGAGACTTACCACGAGAATTACTCCCTCCGGGGATGCAGCGCGCGCTACGAAAGGACCACACTCGTCGTTTTAGACGGATGAAGTGGGATGGCATTGCGCGCGCCATCATCACTAGATTTCGCGATCCCAAATCGGGGGAGTACATCCACCCCGACCAAACCCGCACGATAAGCATTCGGGAGGCTGCTCGTATTCAATCGTTTCCAGATTGGTTCGTGTTTGAAGGGAACTATACCGATCAGTACGATCAGATCGGGAATGCCGTTCCGCCACTATTGGCACGCGCTGTAGGAACTGAAATCCAACAGGCTCTTGCAGCAGCGAGTGTTGAGCGTATAGTGCCAAAATCACGATATAAAATTCCTGCGTGA
- a CDS encoding thioredoxin family protein, with protein sequence MKKKTWIQGIAAVMTLVAMGAGISVLMSSRASALEIGKPAPSFTGKGSDGKDYNLSDYRGKYVVLEWLNHGCPYVAKHYDSGNMQGLQKKYTEKETIWLSVISSAPGKQGYSTPEEANADVKKHNASPTAVILDPEGKIGRAYDAKTTPHMFVIDPKGDLIYAGAIDSKRSTDQKDIPKSVNYVSQALDEAMAGKPVATASTQAYGCSVKY encoded by the coding sequence ATGAAGAAGAAAACGTGGATACAGGGAATAGCGGCAGTGATGACGCTGGTGGCGATGGGCGCCGGTATCAGTGTGCTGATGAGCAGCAGGGCATCGGCGCTTGAGATCGGCAAACCTGCCCCGTCGTTTACCGGGAAGGGCAGTGATGGAAAGGATTACAACCTGTCCGATTACCGGGGAAAATATGTAGTGCTCGAGTGGCTGAACCATGGCTGTCCATATGTGGCCAAGCACTATGACAGCGGCAACATGCAGGGCTTGCAGAAAAAATACACGGAAAAGGAAACCATCTGGCTGAGCGTCATTTCATCCGCACCTGGAAAACAGGGCTATTCGACACCAGAAGAAGCCAATGCCGACGTGAAGAAACACAACGCGTCCCCCACAGCCGTGATACTGGACCCGGAGGGGAAGATCGGCCGGGCTTATGATGCCAAGACGACACCGCATATGTTTGTCATCGATCCCAAGGGGGATCTCATCTATGCCGGGGCCATCGACAGCAAGCGTTCTACCGACCAGAAGGACATTCCGAAGTCGGTCAACTACGTCTCGCAGGCCCTTGATGAGGCAATGGCAGGAAAGCCGGTGGCCACGGCCTCGACCCAGGCCTATGGCTGTTCTGTGAAGTACTGA
- a CDS encoding RNA polymerase sigma factor yields the protein MEENSGQIYERLRPELTAYLCRLVIRPAVAEEITQAAFVRFLESREDPAWQPESAKAWLFRVATNLAIDERRKHSNWRENALTELKIAAEADAGFVASSQELASTPETGTIAREHLIACFACVLRNLPEQKAAALLLKEVHGFSLAESASVLEATENQVKNWLQEARSYMDSKYRTTCALITKEGVCHQCVELDGFFRADRGRPIEGGVDHLAERIELLKTGRSKPWGRWHRMMFGLLDRL from the coding sequence ATGGAAGAAAATAGCGGTCAGATATACGAACGGCTCCGTCCGGAGCTTACGGCCTATTTATGCCGGCTGGTTATCCGACCGGCCGTCGCCGAAGAAATAACCCAGGCGGCATTTGTCCGGTTTCTGGAGAGCCGTGAGGATCCCGCATGGCAGCCAGAATCGGCAAAAGCCTGGCTCTTCCGGGTTGCCACAAACCTCGCCATCGACGAGCGGCGCAAGCATTCGAACTGGCGTGAGAATGCTCTAACTGAACTGAAGATCGCTGCCGAAGCCGACGCAGGCTTTGTCGCAAGCTCGCAGGAACTGGCGTCTACCCCTGAAACTGGCACCATAGCTCGCGAGCACTTGATTGCCTGCTTTGCCTGCGTGCTCCGGAATCTTCCGGAACAGAAGGCGGCGGCACTGCTGCTCAAGGAGGTTCACGGTTTTTCGCTAGCCGAATCGGCCTCAGTCCTTGAAGCCACGGAGAATCAGGTGAAGAACTGGCTTCAGGAAGCACGCAGCTACATGGACTCGAAATACCGAACCACCTGTGCGCTGATCACGAAGGAAGGCGTTTGCCATCAGTGTGTCGAACTGGACGGTTTTTTCCGTGCCGACCGGGGCCGGCCCATCGAAGGCGGCGTAGATCACCTGGCGGAACGGATTGAACTGCTTAAGACCGGCCGGTCGAAGCCGTGGGGGAGATGGCACAGGATGATGTTCGGTTTGCTCGACAGGCTCTGA
- a CDS encoding serine hydrolase: protein MKPRPGFGFISWATGFSVDRINQETSATIFGGFKRRAAYRKGRGCLLLPDNGNLPERYAIEIHGGEFGTVLPDIADGIEPVTPISARLSAAMDEAFEEPASGEPRMTRAIVVIHHGRVVAEKYASGIQTNTPLLGYSMAKSVMNALAGILVRQGRLDVNAVTQLREWSGDERSRITVDHLMRMTSGLDLGESGSPYSPVARMMYLEPDMAAYARSAPLDCEPGKSWSYTSGNTLILSGILKDRAGGDLAAFAQQELFSPLGMKTAVLESDAAGTPVGSTYLLASARDWAKFGLLYLHDGVVSGQRILPEGWVEYSTRPTLGTGYGAGFWINGLDGDIPFTTVPWSIPKAPRGSFYAKGMLGQYLIVIPECDLVIVRMGASHGRNGEIESVSKFLSHVIAALR, encoded by the coding sequence GTGAAACCACGACCGGGATTCGGCTTCATCTCCTGGGCGACCGGTTTTTCCGTGGACCGTATCAATCAGGAAACCTCAGCCACCATTTTCGGCGGTTTCAAACGACGGGCAGCTTATCGGAAAGGTCGCGGCTGCCTGCTCCTACCGGATAACGGCAATTTACCTGAGCGATATGCGATAGAGATTCACGGTGGTGAATTCGGGACTGTTCTTCCGGACATCGCCGATGGGATCGAACCGGTCACTCCAATAAGTGCGCGGCTCTCAGCCGCTATGGATGAAGCTTTCGAAGAGCCGGCCAGCGGCGAACCGCGAATGACTAGGGCTATCGTCGTGATTCACCACGGCCGTGTCGTCGCGGAGAAATATGCGTCCGGCATCCAGACCAATACACCGCTGCTCGGTTATTCGATGGCGAAGTCGGTGATGAACGCACTTGCGGGTATTCTGGTCCGGCAGGGCAGACTGGACGTGAACGCTGTGACGCAGCTGAGGGAATGGTCCGGAGACGAACGAAGCCGGATAACAGTCGATCACCTGATGCGAATGACCAGCGGTCTGGACCTTGGAGAGTCCGGGAGCCCCTATTCCCCGGTTGCGCGGATGATGTACCTGGAACCGGATATGGCGGCGTATGCGAGAAGTGCGCCGCTGGACTGCGAACCCGGAAAATCCTGGAGCTACACGAGCGGTAACACGTTGATCCTGTCCGGGATTCTGAAGGACAGAGCCGGCGGCGATCTGGCCGCCTTTGCTCAACAGGAGCTTTTCAGTCCACTCGGGATGAAGACCGCAGTATTGGAAAGCGACGCGGCCGGGACACCGGTAGGATCAACTTACTTACTGGCTTCAGCCCGGGACTGGGCGAAATTCGGCCTGCTGTACCTCCATGACGGTGTCGTATCCGGACAGCGAATACTGCCGGAAGGGTGGGTTGAGTATTCAACTCGTCCGACACTCGGTACCGGTTACGGCGCAGGATTTTGGATCAACGGATTGGATGGCGATATCCCGTTTACGACGGTTCCGTGGAGCATCCCTAAGGCACCGAGGGGTTCCTTTTATGCGAAGGGGATGCTCGGCCAGTATCTGATTGTTATCCCCGAATGCGATCTCGTGATAGTCCGGATGGGCGCATCACACGGACGAAACGGGGAAATCGAAAGCGTATCAAAATTCTTAAGCCACGTAATCGCGGCGCTACGGTAA
- a CDS encoding glycosyltransferase family 2 protein: MPELTVIIPCYNERETIREIVSRVLATGYDLEIVIVDDGSTDGTRDLLSSLESPKVRVVLQPHNMGKGAALRRGIEEAKGKFVIIQDADLEYDPADYSRLLEPMRTGQYDAIYGSRYADGWRGKSPFWHFFVNWTLTTIGNLVFDLDLTDMESCYKCFRRDLIQDVPLKSNRFGFEPEVTAKLARRGARLAEVPISYDRRGFDEGKKIGWKDGFAALWHIVHFGWLSREY, encoded by the coding sequence TCCGCGAGATCGTCTCGCGGGTGCTCGCCACGGGCTATGATCTTGAAATCGTCATCGTCGACGACGGTTCGACTGATGGCACCCGCGACCTGCTGTCTTCCCTGGAGAGTCCGAAGGTCCGCGTGGTGCTCCAGCCGCACAACATGGGAAAAGGGGCCGCCCTCCGGCGCGGCATAGAGGAGGCCAAGGGCAAATTCGTGATCATTCAGGACGCAGATCTCGAATACGACCCGGCCGACTACAGCCGCCTGCTGGAACCCATGCGTACGGGACAGTACGACGCCATCTACGGGAGCCGGTACGCCGATGGCTGGCGCGGCAAGTCGCCTTTCTGGCACTTCTTCGTGAACTGGACACTCACGACGATCGGCAATCTGGTCTTCGACCTTGATCTCACCGACATGGAATCCTGCTACAAGTGCTTCCGGCGGGATCTCATCCAGGATGTCCCCCTCAAGTCCAACCGGTTCGGTTTTGAGCCGGAAGTCACGGCCAAGCTCGCCCGGCGCGGGGCACGACTTGCCGAAGTGCCTATCAGCTATGACCGGCGGGGTTTTGACGAGGGCAAGAAGATTGGCTGGAAGGACGGCTTCGCCGCCCTCTGGCACATTGTGCACTTCGGCTGGCTGTCGCGGGAATACTAG
- a CDS encoding FAD-dependent oxidoreductase, whose protein sequence is MPVQPELVEKDAVVVGAGTAGSGAARALAGAGLSVALLDSRTMDKTGARWCNGVLRWQFERAGVPFPREPELRAAGDPVHMTGPDGTTLRFPDNPIIEVDMRLLTERLQRDARASGAVLFGKCRNLAPVIEDGRLREISVNASAEDGRSGGFRFRAKLFVDASGRSGVLRRHIPALRDSCPDVEAKDLCSASHFVYELKDPEGMRRFLDRHGAQPGEAVNWMGLDGGFSALMIRVEKNLEEVAVLTGSMAEGPWAKGPEIMARVRREHPWIGEPVFGGGALIPLRRTCDRLAAGGVALVGDAACQVFPAHGSGIGYGLIAGRMLADSVTQAKDPGGDEQLWDYQCRFQREFGAVIAAYEAMRRMSSDIGTEGVGEMFASGIFDETMAWPGFVQRLETPPLVSLPAKAAAFARHPALIRLVVPRLLQMVAAPAVYSQYPDYRNRHLLPVWRRISGAVLRE, encoded by the coding sequence ATGCCTGTCCAGCCGGAACTGGTCGAAAAGGACGCCGTTGTGGTCGGAGCCGGAACCGCCGGAAGCGGCGCCGCCCGTGCACTTGCTGGAGCAGGCCTGTCGGTAGCGCTGCTGGACAGCCGGACGATGGACAAGACCGGCGCCCGCTGGTGCAACGGCGTGCTCCGGTGGCAGTTCGAACGGGCGGGAGTGCCGTTTCCCAGGGAACCCGAGCTGCGGGCTGCTGGCGACCCGGTTCACATGACCGGCCCCGACGGAACGACCCTCCGTTTTCCGGATAACCCCATCATCGAAGTGGACATGCGCCTGCTCACGGAACGGCTGCAGCGGGACGCCCGTGCGAGCGGCGCCGTCCTTTTCGGGAAGTGCCGGAATCTGGCGCCGGTAATAGAGGACGGCCGCCTGCGGGAAATCTCGGTCAATGCGTCTGCGGAGGACGGCCGAAGCGGCGGCTTCCGGTTCCGGGCCAAGCTGTTCGTGGATGCGAGCGGCCGGTCCGGAGTGCTCAGGCGCCACATCCCCGCCCTGCGGGATTCATGTCCGGACGTCGAGGCCAAGGACCTGTGTTCGGCCAGCCATTTTGTCTACGAACTGAAGGATCCGGAAGGGATGCGCCGCTTTCTGGACCGCCACGGCGCGCAGCCGGGCGAGGCCGTGAACTGGATGGGGCTCGATGGCGGGTTCTCGGCGCTCATGATCCGCGTCGAGAAGAACCTCGAGGAAGTCGCCGTGCTGACCGGTTCGATGGCTGAGGGCCCCTGGGCGAAAGGGCCGGAGATCATGGCCCGTGTGCGGCGGGAGCACCCGTGGATCGGCGAACCGGTTTTCGGCGGCGGCGCGCTCATTCCACTTCGCCGGACCTGCGACAGGCTGGCCGCCGGAGGCGTCGCTCTCGTCGGAGACGCCGCCTGCCAGGTGTTCCCGGCTCACGGGAGCGGCATCGGCTACGGGCTGATCGCCGGACGGATGCTGGCCGACTCGGTCACGCAGGCGAAGGATCCGGGCGGCGACGAGCAGCTCTGGGACTACCAGTGCCGGTTCCAGCGCGAATTCGGCGCCGTGATCGCCGCTTACGAGGCAATGCGGCGCATGAGCAGCGACATCGGCACGGAAGGCGTCGGGGAGATGTTCGCGAGCGGAATCTTCGACGAGACCATGGCGTGGCCCGGTTTTGTCCAGAGACTGGAGACGCCGCCGCTTGTGTCGCTCCCGGCGAAAGCCGCCGCCTTCGCACGGCACCCTGCACTCATCCGGCTGGTCGTGCCGCGACTCCTCCAAATGGTGGCAGCACCGGCGGTCTATTCACAATATCCGGACTACCGGAACCGGCACCTGCTGCCCGTCTGGCGCAGGATCTCCGGGGCTGTGCTCAGGGAATAA
- a CDS encoding thioredoxin family protein, whose protein sequence is MNFALQGRVPAFGLFLWLLSAISSHAGESAVPAGVSGPVRRDHVTVELVADSAALSPGSQFEAGVKFTLDPEWHVYWKNPGDSGEAPRFEWELPPEVTAGALHWPAPERIPVGPLLNYGYEGEVVFPVEFALDSSAVPGETVRLVTEAKWLVCREDCIPGSARLELVIPVETAPRPGPHGPLFEAARATRPHSLPAGAAVVEDRSGMVTVVVRRNVLGGVDPGTLRLFPETEGILVNAAPQKVEAANEVVRVSVPKEAMHPSPVTVLPGLLAGKLPDGTRKAFSFEAVRSGGMDRAGPGLLLAILFAFMGGLLLNLMPCVFPVLTLKILGFVEQADSDPARVRRHGWVFASGVMAAFAVLAAALLLLRAGGEQLGWGFQLQSPGFVAALVMLLFALALSLSGLYEIGLSFTRLGSSAGGGYGGSFLTGVLATVVATPCTAPFMGPALGFALTQPAVSAVAVFAGLGAGMATPYVVLSEFPAWLEKLPRPGPWLDTFRRVMAFPLYGTGIWLLWVYGHLSGVDNAVRLLWALWLLAIAGWLWGRTQFQLRPLPVVAAMAFLAGAIGLAATARPPAVAVSGAPSADAFWKPWSPEAELAVSGKPLFVNYTAAWCITCQVNERTVFSRDDVRAAFGVAEATVLKADWTQKDSVIAGSLARLGRNSVPTYAWYPEGISGRVELLPPVLTASIVINAVQSPR, encoded by the coding sequence GTGAATTTTGCCCTCCAGGGCCGGGTGCCGGCGTTCGGGTTATTTCTCTGGCTGCTGTCAGCGATATCGTCCCATGCCGGCGAATCGGCAGTGCCTGCCGGGGTTTCAGGACCAGTCCGGCGCGATCATGTGACAGTGGAACTGGTGGCCGACTCCGCTGCCCTCTCTCCCGGCAGCCAGTTTGAAGCCGGGGTGAAGTTCACGCTCGATCCCGAATGGCACGTTTACTGGAAGAACCCCGGCGATTCGGGCGAGGCGCCACGCTTTGAGTGGGAGTTGCCACCGGAGGTGACGGCCGGCGCGCTTCACTGGCCCGCGCCGGAGCGGATTCCGGTCGGGCCACTGCTGAACTATGGCTACGAGGGAGAAGTGGTCTTCCCGGTCGAATTTGCCTTGGACAGCTCCGCGGTCCCCGGTGAGACGGTTCGCCTTGTGACGGAAGCCAAATGGCTCGTGTGCCGCGAGGACTGTATTCCTGGCTCGGCACGGCTCGAACTTGTGATCCCCGTGGAAACCGCTCCCCGGCCCGGTCCGCACGGACCGCTCTTCGAGGCAGCCCGCGCCACCCGGCCTCATTCGCTACCGGCGGGCGCCGCAGTGGTGGAAGACCGGAGCGGCATGGTCACTGTTGTGGTCCGGCGTAACGTGCTGGGCGGGGTCGATCCGGGAACACTCCGGCTCTTTCCCGAAACCGAAGGCATCCTCGTGAACGCTGCCCCGCAGAAGGTCGAAGCCGCCAACGAGGTCGTGCGGGTTTCCGTGCCGAAGGAAGCGATGCATCCGTCACCGGTAACGGTTCTGCCCGGACTGCTCGCCGGGAAACTGCCAGACGGAACCCGGAAGGCATTCTCATTCGAGGCAGTGCGATCCGGGGGCATGGACCGGGCAGGTCCAGGTCTCCTGCTCGCCATTCTTTTTGCCTTCATGGGCGGCCTGCTTCTGAACCTCATGCCGTGCGTTTTCCCGGTGCTGACACTGAAAATACTGGGTTTTGTCGAGCAGGCGGATTCCGATCCGGCCCGTGTCCGGCGGCATGGATGGGTGTTCGCTTCGGGTGTCATGGCGGCCTTTGCCGTGCTGGCCGCTGCGCTACTGCTGCTCCGGGCGGGAGGCGAGCAGCTTGGCTGGGGCTTCCAGTTGCAGTCGCCCGGCTTTGTCGCCGCACTGGTCATGCTGCTGTTCGCACTGGCGCTGAGCCTGTCCGGTTTGTACGAAATCGGTCTTTCGTTCACGCGCCTGGGCAGTTCGGCCGGCGGAGGTTATGGCGGGTCGTTTCTTACCGGCGTTCTGGCGACGGTCGTCGCCACACCCTGCACGGCACCGTTCATGGGACCGGCGCTGGGCTTTGCCCTGACGCAGCCCGCTGTTTCTGCGGTGGCTGTATTCGCGGGACTGGGAGCCGGAATGGCCACGCCCTATGTCGTGTTGTCGGAGTTTCCCGCCTGGCTGGAAAAACTCCCGCGCCCCGGTCCGTGGCTTGACACCTTCCGGCGCGTGATGGCGTTCCCGCTCTATGGAACTGGCATCTGGCTGCTGTGGGTCTACGGCCATCTGTCCGGAGTGGACAATGCAGTCCGGTTGCTATGGGCGCTATGGCTGCTCGCCATTGCCGGATGGCTCTGGGGGCGGACGCAGTTCCAGTTACGCCCGTTGCCCGTAGTGGCAGCGATGGCTTTCCTTGCCGGGGCGATTGGACTTGCCGCAACCGCCCGGCCGCCTGCGGTAGCGGTCAGCGGCGCCCCATCGGCGGATGCGTTCTGGAAACCCTGGTCGCCGGAGGCAGAGCTAGCTGTTTCGGGAAAACCCCTCTTCGTCAACTATACCGCCGCCTGGTGCATCACCTGCCAGGTGAACGAGCGGACGGTTTTCTCCCGTGATGATGTGCGGGCTGCATTTGGTGTCGCGGAAGCCACCGTTTTGAAGGCCGACTGGACGCAGAAAGACAGTGTGATCGCGGGGAGTCTCGCCCGGCTCGGCCGCAACAGCGTGCCCACCTATGCCTGGTATCCGGAAGGTATTTCCGGCCGGGTCGAGCTCCTGCCGCCGGTCCTTACGGCTTCCATCGTGATTAACGCCGTTCAATCTCCCCGGTGA